A window from Triplophysa dalaica isolate WHDGS20190420 chromosome 3, ASM1584641v1, whole genome shotgun sequence encodes these proteins:
- the LOC130417969 gene encoding uncharacterized protein LOC130417969, with amino-acid sequence MKEFLGTFDTFMTVLDNQSGEIRTNEGAVSHISDDQSNSLFSYLTGVVYDYDCCQKYIDRAWPGASFICSVNMEAPRQVQQQLPARGRGGRRGRGGVRMRGGIGGRGRGARRHHDVPDEIRATLIDHVINHRLTMAEAGRRVQPNVPRSTVSSIIQTFCRENRIGRQPQVGGRRKLLKEQQEREICNMVIANNAITLRQIRNAILLDNVMFQNINSISISTIDRVLKKLQMTMKQIYWVPFERNSDRVKELRYQYVHRIMALEGNETSHILVFVKEAGFNLAKGRRRGRNIIGHRATVDVPGQRGANITMCAAISERGVATHIPSLGPYNTQKLLNFLDHLYTDLIPENERGEEGPQLPHYVIVWDNVNFHRGPRIRTWFTTHPRMLMEFLPPYSPFLNPIEEFFSAWRWRVYEHQAQDQRALLHAMDAACEDITGDQCRGWLRHSRSFFPRCIARENIRCDVDENLWPNREQRVDGQEDEDGGQEREGDNGDH; translated from the exons ATGAAAGAATTTCTTGGAACATTTGATACATTTATGACAGTACTTGACAATCAATCAGGTGAAATTAGAACTAACGAAGGAGCAGTTTCCCACATCTCAGATGACCAATCAAACAGTTTGTTTAGTTACCTGACAGGTGTTGTCTATGATTATGACTGCTGCCAAAAGTATATAGACAGAGCTTGGCCCGGGGCCAGTTTCATTTGCAGTGTGAACATGGAAGCACCTCGCCAAGTACAACAGCAACTTCCTGCtcgaggaagaggaggaagaagaggaagaggaggagtgAGAATGCGTGGAGGAATAGGGGGAAGAGGCCGAGGAGCACGGAGACACCATGATGTCCCAGATGAAATCCGGGCCACCCTTATTGACCACGTTATAAACCATCGCCTCACAATGGCAGAGGCAGGTCGCCGAGTGCAGCCTAATGTGCCTCGGTCTACAGTCTCCTCCATCATCCAAACCTTTTGCAGGGAAAACAG GATTGGACGACAGCCTCAAGTGGGTGGCAGAAGAAAACTTCTAAAAGAACAACAAGAACGAGAAATATGCAACATGGTCATTGCAAATAATGCCATCACACTGAGACAGATTCGTAATGCAATCCTTCTAGACAATGTAATGTTCCAAAATATAAACTCTATCAGCATCTCCACAATAGACCGTGTATTGAAGAAACTTCAGATGACCATGAAACAGATTTACTGGGTACCATTTGAGAGAAACTCTGACAGAGTGAAAGAGCTGCGGTACCAGTATGTGCAT AGAATAATGGCATTAGAAGGCAACGAAACCTCTCACATCCTAGTGTTCGTTAAAGAAGCTGGCTTCAACCTGGCCAAAGGTCGAAGGCGTGGCCGTAACATCATTGGCCACCGAGCCACTGTGGATGTCCCAGGCCAGCGAGGAGCAAATATAACAATGTGTGCCGCTATATCAGAAAGAGGTGTGGCCACACACATTCCCAGTTTAGGGCCCTACAATACACAAAAGCTCCTCAATTTTTTGGACCACCTTTATACTGATCTGATCCCGGAAAATGAGAGAGGTGAAGAAGGACCTCAGCTACCACATTATGTCATTGTGTGGGATAATGTGAACTTCCACCGTGGCCCACGCATCAGAACCTGGTTCACCACCCATCCCCGGATGCTAATGGAGTTTCTTCCACCTTACTCTCCTTTCCTAAATCCAATTGAGGAGTTTTTTTCAGCTTGGAGGTGGAGGGTGTATGAGCATCAGGCTCAAGACCAGAGGGCCCTGCTGCATGCAATGGATGCTGCATGTGAGGACATCACAGGGGATCAATGTAGGGGATGGTTGAGACATTCACGCAGTTTCTTCCCTCGTTGCATCGCAAGAGAAAATATCCGTTGCGATGTGGATGAGAATTTATGGCCTAACAGAGAGCAGCGCGTCGATGGCCAGGAGGATGAGGATGGTGGCCAGGAAAGAGAGGGTGACAATGGCGACCACTGA